A region from the Acyrthosiphon pisum isolate AL4f chromosome A1, pea_aphid_22Mar2018_4r6ur, whole genome shotgun sequence genome encodes:
- the LOC100163178 gene encoding esterase ybfF-like encodes MIKSKSFLSLTCLLKETRRPLSAKLEPIKMSYTSYESAADDGRKPPIIIMHGLFGCKSNWNSLSKTLHNMTHRKVITVDARNHGDSPHTLEQSYQLMAEDVKFLMEDLGVKKASLIGHSMGGRTMMYLAVIYPELVESLIPVDISPINSKEVSDIQSVIDVLRGVNLEVNGPISKVRKLADEHMKSSIESPVLRQFLLTNLIEVNQKYKWRINLESININFKNNLAVFPPIESTYDGQTYFIGGGDSVFLKPADHEAIKQIFPSVKFDYIPGAGHWLHAEKPHEFLKLVTQFLATV; translated from the exons ATGATCAAGTCCAAGTCGTTTCTGTCCCTGACGTGCTTGCTGAAGGAGACCCGGCGGCCTTTGAGCGCCAAACTAGAACCCATCAAAATGTCTTACACCTCATACGAGTCGGCCGCCGACGATGGACGAAAACCGCCGATCATCATCATGCACGGTCTGTTCGGCTGCAAGTCCAACTGGAACAGTCTGTCCAAAACCCTCCACAACATGACCCACAGAAAA GTAATTACTGTTGATGCACGAAACCATGGAGACTCACCACATACTTTAGAGCAATCATATCAGCTTATGGCTGAAGacgttaaatttttaatggaaGACCTAGGTGTGAAAAAGGCTTCATTGATTGGTCACAGCATGGGTGGCAGAACAATGATGTACTTAGCAGTCATCTAT ccaGAACTTGTGGAATCCTTAATACCAGTTGATATATCACCAATAAATAGCAAAGAAGTGAGTGATATCCAAAGTGTTATAGATGTCTTAAGAGGTGTTAATTTAGAAGTTAATGGACCTATATCAAAAGTTCGGAAATTGGCAGATGAACATATGAAAAGTTCGATAGag AGTCCGGTACTTCGACAGTTCCTCCTAACCAATCTTATCGAAGTGAACCAAAAATACAAATGGCGTATAAATTTGGAAtccatcaatattaattttaaaaataatcttgcAGTGTTTCCACCTATTGAATCAACATATGATGGTCAAACATATTTCATTGGAGGCGGAGATTCAGTTTTTTTGAAACCCGCAGATCATGAGGCCATCAAACAGATATTTCCCTcagttaaatttgattatatacCTGGTGCTGGTCATTGGTTACATGCTGAAAAACCTCATGAGTTTTTGAAATTGGTCACACAGTTTTTAGCTactgtatag